From a region of the Marinomonas mediterranea MMB-1 genome:
- a CDS encoding D-2-hydroxyacid dehydrogenase, translating to MKAVFLDRGSFPSHIDIRMPEGIELINYHNTSEADVAERIVDADIVLTNKVPLKKEAIERATKLKLVQVMATGTNNVDSEFCQQANIAVQNVEGYSTVSVPEHTFSLMLALRRNLFQYIDDVKKGKWGRSEFFCFMDYPIKDLAGSRIAIYGSGALGTQVSVIAKAFGMEPCFVERKNAPHVRDGYIAFEEAITTADIHTFHCPLTPENKNTISDSEFDAMKPSALLINTGRGGLIDEEALIRALEKNKIAGAAFDVATIEPMPKTHPLNTLQDFPNFLLTPHIAWASDGAMQKLVSIAVSRISNFIETSQ from the coding sequence ATGAAAGCCGTATTTTTAGACCGAGGATCGTTTCCCTCGCACATCGATATTCGAATGCCTGAGGGTATTGAGCTCATCAACTATCACAACACATCAGAAGCCGACGTTGCAGAACGAATTGTCGATGCTGACATCGTACTTACCAACAAAGTGCCGCTTAAGAAAGAGGCGATCGAGCGAGCGACAAAACTGAAATTAGTGCAAGTAATGGCAACAGGCACAAACAACGTCGACAGCGAGTTCTGCCAACAAGCAAATATCGCTGTTCAAAATGTTGAGGGATATTCGACCGTCAGCGTCCCAGAACATACCTTCTCGTTAATGCTCGCGCTGCGACGCAACCTATTCCAATACATTGACGACGTAAAAAAAGGCAAATGGGGCCGTTCCGAGTTCTTTTGCTTTATGGATTACCCTATCAAGGATCTAGCTGGCAGTCGCATCGCGATTTATGGCAGCGGTGCCTTGGGAACGCAAGTCTCAGTGATTGCAAAGGCGTTCGGTATGGAACCGTGTTTTGTAGAACGTAAAAACGCACCTCATGTGAGAGATGGCTACATCGCCTTTGAGGAAGCGATCACCACAGCAGACATTCATACTTTCCACTGCCCCTTAACACCAGAAAACAAAAATACCATCAGTGATTCTGAGTTTGACGCTATGAAACCCTCTGCACTGCTCATTAATACCGGTCGCGGCGGCCTAATTGATGAAGAAGCATTGATTCGTGCGTTAGAAAAAAATAAAATCGCTGGCGCTGCGTTTGACGTCGCCACAATAGAGCCGATGCCGAAAACACACCCATTAAATACGTTGCAAGACTTCCCTAATTTCCTACTCACGCCTCATATCGCGTGGGCCAGTGATGGAGCAATGCAAAAGCTTGTTTCTATTGCGGTTAGCCGAATCTCCAACTTCATCGAGACATCTCAGTAA
- the yciH gene encoding stress response translation initiation inhibitor YciH, giving the protein MAKKRLVYSTDQGQLCPDCREPEDDCTCNQGQLIGDGNIKVMLETKGRKGKGVTLVSGFALSLEETKDIAKKLKATCGSGGSVKNNAIEIQGDHRDKVMEFLKKNNFKAKRVGG; this is encoded by the coding sequence ATGGCCAAAAAGCGCCTTGTATACAGCACAGACCAAGGGCAACTGTGCCCAGATTGCCGCGAACCGGAAGATGATTGCACCTGCAACCAAGGGCAACTTATCGGCGATGGCAACATCAAAGTCATGCTAGAAACCAAAGGACGTAAAGGAAAAGGCGTCACTCTGGTATCTGGATTCGCTCTTTCATTAGAAGAAACAAAAGATATCGCAAAAAAGCTAAAAGCTACTTGCGGTTCCGGTGGATCTGTGAAGAATAATGCCATTGAAATTCAAGGTGACCATCGAGATAAGGTCATGGAGTTTCTAAAGAAAAATAATTTTAAAGCAAAGCGCGTTGGTGGCTAG
- a CDS encoding pseudouridine synthase, with product MLEILYQDDFLVAVNKPSGLLVHRTELARGEMEAAVQLLRDQIGQRVYPVHRLDRGTSGVLLMTLDSESASQLGEQFMNREVKKEYSTLVRGHIHDSGSIDYPLAKLNEEKGRSRFKIEGTEQECVSHYELIEKYTVPIPVSKYPSTRLSHIKVRPEQGRKHQIRRHFKHVFHPLIGDTRYGCRHCNHVFRETYNPDLRLMLHSASLTVTHPKSGDNLTITSDNRGVFDDFLAFIEPYALKHSDIAQDSN from the coding sequence GTGTTAGAAATATTATATCAAGATGATTTCCTAGTCGCCGTTAACAAACCAAGCGGATTGTTAGTGCATCGCACAGAATTAGCGAGAGGGGAAATGGAAGCCGCTGTTCAACTCCTTAGAGATCAGATTGGTCAGCGCGTCTATCCAGTGCATCGCTTAGACAGAGGCACCAGCGGTGTTCTTCTCATGACGCTAGACTCTGAAAGCGCATCGCAGCTAGGTGAGCAGTTCATGAATAGAGAGGTAAAGAAAGAATATTCTACCCTTGTTCGTGGCCATATTCATGATTCTGGCTCTATTGACTACCCGCTCGCCAAACTCAACGAAGAAAAAGGTCGTTCTCGATTTAAAATTGAAGGGACAGAACAGGAGTGTGTGAGTCACTATGAGTTAATCGAAAAATATACCGTGCCGATCCCTGTTAGCAAATACCCGTCCACACGGCTTTCGCATATTAAAGTTAGGCCTGAACAAGGGCGAAAACATCAGATCAGACGCCATTTTAAACATGTGTTCCACCCTTTAATTGGTGACACACGATACGGGTGTCGGCATTGTAACCATGTTTTTAGAGAAACATATAACCCTGATTTAAGGCTTATGCTTCACTCTGCCTCGCTGACCGTTACACACCCGAAAAGTGGGGATAACCTAACGATAACGTCTGATAATCGAGGCGTATTCGACGATTTTTTAGCCTTTATTGAGCCTTACGCCTTAAAGCATTCTGATATAGCGCAAGACAGTAATTAG
- a CDS encoding GGDEF domain-containing protein, with translation MQDEGLKEANEILRKAVPLMQRLNIAPTPYNYGVCYEYSSNRTPKLNKLMDATIRTLGGVPDYLTKELFHQFVIDDSQFNNEHQDKIEALIEASQKGSKEMQSSLDELDDVLKKSKRVLDRADRQKHVEKVLTYLEKGTQKAIQSTVKFNESLNVVRYEIDALKSEIEALKNNVELDPLTQHYNQKGLERYMYTWKQGAEDDLSLMLIDIDRLQGIIKQHGRRAGTSLIRYLGKLIKDANVQNSVLARVEGGTYALLVNELELSQATGLAEQLREKMSLQKIRYKDTKKEMTRLTVSIGVATLIGDESVSSLLARTRVYLENAKHRGRNRISSN, from the coding sequence ATGCAAGACGAAGGTCTTAAAGAAGCGAATGAAATATTGCGTAAGGCTGTCCCCCTTATGCAGCGACTGAACATCGCCCCTACACCCTACAACTATGGTGTGTGTTACGAGTATTCCTCTAATCGCACTCCCAAGCTAAACAAACTAATGGATGCGACCATTAGAACGCTTGGCGGTGTGCCTGATTACTTAACCAAAGAACTTTTTCACCAGTTTGTAATTGATGACTCACAGTTTAACAACGAGCATCAAGACAAAATTGAAGCGCTTATTGAAGCGTCTCAAAAAGGCTCCAAAGAAATGCAAAGCTCCCTCGATGAGCTAGATGACGTACTTAAAAAAAGTAAACGTGTATTGGATCGAGCCGATCGCCAAAAGCACGTTGAAAAGGTGTTGACCTATTTAGAAAAAGGCACCCAAAAAGCGATTCAAAGCACTGTTAAGTTTAACGAAAGTCTCAACGTCGTACGCTATGAAATAGACGCATTAAAGAGCGAAATTGAAGCCCTTAAAAATAATGTCGAGTTAGACCCGCTCACTCAGCATTATAATCAAAAGGGACTTGAACGTTACATGTACACTTGGAAACAAGGCGCAGAAGACGATTTGTCACTAATGCTCATTGACATAGATCGACTTCAAGGGATTATTAAACAGCATGGTCGACGTGCAGGAACGTCTTTAATTCGTTATCTCGGCAAACTGATAAAAGACGCTAACGTACAAAACAGTGTGTTGGCGCGCGTAGAGGGTGGTACCTACGCCCTATTGGTTAACGAACTGGAACTGTCACAAGCGACAGGATTAGCAGAGCAATTGCGCGAAAAAATGTCGTTGCAAAAGATTCGCTATAAAGACACCAAGAAAGAAATGACGCGACTCACGGTTTCCATCGGCGTTGCCACCTTAATCGGTGATGAGAGCGTATCTAGTTTGCTAGCCCGTACGCGAGTGTATTTGGAAAACGCAAAACACCGAGGCCGAAATCGGATCTCTTCGAATTAG
- a CDS encoding DNA polymerase II, with protein MFEEHNGYIMSRHSKDVNGALEITYYVKIESETVRVIPERQFSTFFTNAPLDYFPTEIQNVDVKESGLRDFNNDPTLMVRCGSVVLQQQMIAFIQKGEYLVYEEDVKPQDRYLMERNIRGAVRFIGKRDGNTFTDAKIIPGDFTPDWKVWSLDIETSVSRNELLSVGIVSQTNQIAFVVSDKPQDVPNTYFFPDEQHLLLALIKFFKRHNPDIIIGWNVIGFDLLFLDKRCKFLGIKPAFGALGEAWSIRTVEGKGKYFATIPGRVVLDGITLLKVGGYQFDSYSLNSVSKSLLDDGKLIHGGDRWQEIERLHAEEMEQFVAYNLQDCELVKRIFDKLNLIELQKTRIDLTGIPLEQTGGSVASFENLYLPRLHKAGWVAPAWRDEPFVPSPGGFVMSSVPGLYKNVLVFDFKSLYPSIIRTFYVDPLARAVASHLASVTTPNDTPTDISTKLNLDNGQHDQDDEQPVPGYLGANFDRSVAILPALVSELAQAREEAKRNGNEILSYAIKIIMNSFYGVLGSNVCRFYHAELASSITMRGHELLDRSKKWMEEQGAKVIYGDTDSLFVTLSCPDEEVKDRGSELCALINEGLKKWCKEFAGLDSYLELEFETLYTRFYMPTIRGQEEGSKKRYAGITDGKMIFKGLEAVRSDWTPLAKRFQKELFDLVFKDEDPKAYIQSFVNDLKAGKLDEEIVYTKQLSRPISHYSKTIPPHVRAAIIIDSKRAELNQPLEYSHGRKRVSFYYQHSGVTPFENGDLITNADYDHYIEKQITPIADGILPFFGLSLAKILTKQIELL; from the coding sequence ATGTTCGAAGAACACAACGGTTACATAATGAGCCGCCATTCGAAAGACGTAAATGGCGCTTTAGAGATAACGTATTACGTTAAAATTGAATCAGAAACCGTTCGGGTGATTCCTGAACGGCAATTCAGTACCTTTTTTACCAATGCTCCGTTAGATTACTTTCCAACAGAGATTCAAAACGTTGATGTAAAAGAGTCTGGGTTGAGAGACTTCAATAACGACCCCACACTAATGGTTCGTTGTGGCAGTGTCGTACTTCAGCAGCAGATGATTGCCTTTATTCAAAAAGGCGAATATCTCGTATACGAAGAAGACGTTAAACCTCAAGATCGTTACCTGATGGAGCGAAATATACGGGGTGCTGTACGCTTTATAGGCAAGCGAGACGGTAATACGTTTACGGACGCTAAAATCATTCCTGGCGACTTCACGCCAGACTGGAAAGTTTGGTCACTTGATATTGAAACCTCAGTGAGTCGAAACGAGCTACTTTCAGTCGGGATAGTGTCACAAACTAATCAAATCGCTTTTGTTGTGAGCGACAAACCTCAAGACGTGCCTAATACGTATTTCTTCCCTGATGAACAACATTTGCTACTCGCATTAATAAAGTTTTTTAAACGTCACAACCCAGACATTATTATTGGCTGGAATGTCATCGGATTTGATCTGCTCTTTCTCGATAAGCGCTGTAAATTTCTTGGCATCAAACCTGCGTTTGGTGCATTGGGAGAAGCGTGGAGCATTCGGACGGTAGAAGGTAAAGGCAAATATTTCGCCACGATTCCAGGACGTGTAGTGCTAGACGGCATTACGTTACTTAAAGTAGGGGGATACCAATTCGACTCCTACAGTTTAAATTCAGTGTCCAAATCTCTATTGGACGATGGGAAACTCATTCACGGCGGTGATCGATGGCAAGAGATTGAGCGCTTGCATGCTGAAGAGATGGAGCAGTTTGTTGCCTATAACCTACAGGACTGCGAATTGGTTAAGCGAATATTCGACAAGCTCAATTTGATCGAGCTCCAAAAAACGCGTATAGACTTAACAGGGATTCCCTTAGAGCAAACAGGAGGCTCTGTAGCGTCATTTGAGAACCTGTATCTACCAAGATTGCATAAAGCTGGCTGGGTCGCTCCTGCGTGGCGAGATGAGCCGTTTGTTCCAAGTCCCGGTGGTTTTGTCATGTCCTCAGTCCCGGGTTTATACAAGAACGTCTTAGTTTTTGACTTTAAGAGTTTGTACCCAAGTATCATCCGTACCTTCTATGTCGATCCCTTGGCGCGCGCAGTTGCAAGTCATCTAGCAAGCGTCACGACTCCCAACGACACTCCTACTGACATTAGTACTAAATTAAATCTAGATAATGGTCAGCATGATCAAGATGACGAACAGCCTGTTCCTGGCTACTTGGGAGCGAACTTCGACCGATCCGTCGCGATTTTACCCGCGTTGGTTTCAGAGCTTGCCCAAGCGAGGGAAGAGGCTAAGCGCAACGGAAACGAGATATTGAGTTACGCAATTAAGATCATAATGAACTCGTTTTATGGTGTATTGGGCTCAAACGTATGTCGTTTCTATCACGCTGAACTGGCCAGCTCCATCACCATGCGCGGACATGAGTTGCTCGATAGAAGTAAAAAGTGGATGGAAGAGCAGGGCGCGAAAGTCATTTACGGCGATACAGATTCTTTGTTTGTGACCTTGTCTTGCCCTGATGAAGAAGTAAAAGACCGTGGCAGTGAGCTATGCGCCTTAATTAATGAAGGTTTAAAAAAATGGTGTAAGGAGTTCGCTGGATTAGACTCCTATTTAGAGCTGGAGTTCGAAACACTGTATACACGCTTTTATATGCCAACGATTCGAGGGCAAGAAGAGGGAAGTAAAAAGCGTTATGCGGGAATTACCGATGGAAAAATGATTTTTAAAGGTCTAGAAGCCGTTCGAAGCGATTGGACGCCATTGGCAAAGCGCTTTCAAAAAGAGCTTTTTGACCTGGTGTTCAAAGACGAAGATCCAAAAGCGTATATTCAATCGTTCGTCAATGACTTAAAAGCGGGAAAACTAGACGAAGAAATAGTTTATACCAAGCAGCTAAGTCGACCTATCTCTCATTATTCAAAAACGATTCCTCCGCATGTAAGAGCTGCGATTATAATTGACTCAAAAAGAGCGGAGCTAAATCAACCTTTAGAATACAGCCATGGAAGAAAGCGAGTTAGTTTTTATTATCAACATTCTGGAGTGACACCTTTCGAAAATGGTGACCTTATTACGAATGCTGACTATGATCATTACATCGAAAAACAGATTACACCGATCGCTGACGGTATTTTGCCGTTTTTTGGTTTATCTTTGGCAAAAATATTGACGAAACAAATAGAACTCCTTTAG
- a CDS encoding ABC transporter ATP-binding protein, translating into MTKSEALTTQNLGHTVNTSEGPLTILKGINLEIKQGESVAIVGASGSGKSTLLGLIAGLDRHTSGEIYLQGHALSSLDEEARADLRSQYVGFVFQSFHLLPSLSALENVMLPAELKGDPSARDAAIELLTKVGLDHRLNHYPRQLSGGEQQRVAIARAFASNAKILFADEPTGNLDSKNGVLVSDLLFSLNKDKGTTLIMVTHDSKLAERCDRFVEIDAGELKGS; encoded by the coding sequence ATGACAAAGTCGGAAGCGCTGACAACTCAAAATCTCGGCCATACAGTAAACACGTCGGAAGGGCCGCTTACCATACTGAAAGGAATTAACCTTGAAATCAAGCAAGGCGAAAGTGTTGCCATTGTTGGTGCCTCCGGTTCAGGCAAATCAACATTACTTGGCTTGATAGCGGGTTTAGACCGTCACACCAGCGGCGAAATTTATCTACAGGGCCATGCGCTAAGTTCATTAGACGAAGAAGCGCGTGCTGACTTGCGATCACAGTATGTTGGGTTTGTTTTTCAGTCATTTCATTTGCTTCCAAGTTTGTCTGCGTTGGAAAACGTCATGCTCCCAGCAGAGCTTAAAGGTGACCCTTCAGCGCGCGATGCTGCGATTGAGCTTCTAACCAAAGTCGGGTTAGACCACCGTCTTAATCATTACCCTAGGCAACTTTCAGGCGGTGAGCAGCAACGGGTTGCAATTGCGCGTGCCTTCGCCTCAAATGCAAAGATTCTATTTGCAGACGAGCCGACTGGAAACTTGGACAGCAAAAATGGCGTTTTGGTTTCCGACTTATTGTTCTCTTTGAACAAAGACAAGGGGACAACCCTGATCATGGTGACTCATGATTCAAAACTGGCCGAACGTTGTGATCGATTTGTAGAGATCGACGCTGGCGAATTAAAGGGGTCGTAA
- a CDS encoding ABC transporter permease — MLAWKMLKREFKTGDVMTLIIALVLSVGTVTGIGFFVDRLQKSFELGAANLLAADRVISSDDPIPFQWQQKASNDGLNTANRVSFSSMVFSDSGLQLGQISSVSSAYPLRDAYLADTELFGTGVKTTSGPKSGEIWLSSRLASLLNVSIGDTVDVGEASFAITRYLVRDPGSTGSVFSIAPRAVINIDDLEKTEVIIPGSRVRYHLLLSGEQDELQGFDEWLKPKLTDGIRLRTPKQRGERIGETISRAESFLLLAGTLAVALSGVAMALASSRYVKRHLIQFAVMKTMGATPKRLTKITVYQLGVLFFIGAAIGLLLGFLIQFVIGLLLQDLMSIELPAPDFGKLWLGVATGFVSLIAFCVPLMARLIQVSPLSVLNPSAPFQANALAIYVAGLVGMYALMFIYTGGIALPTIMFLSIVVIALVIGGLGYCLFRFGRAQTKGATTGWQIGLASLYRRLLSNLFQLLVFTVILMLGLILYGIQANLISDWQKQLPENTPNHYLFNVLSDQVDGITKLATDNDIPISDWYPMVRGRVIEIKGEAVSDLYPRRADEPDLVDREINLTWANSSGAGSRVISGRFDAGGISIESEVAKEVNVGLGDELTLDIGGIKLTYPVTSIREVDWGSMQPNFYIILPKAALSQFPANFVSSVFLTQSDAPEFYKGMADYPTVSMLNVGDLLKQIQTIVNQLSNALQLVLFFILSAGGLVLVASIRVTLDERLEEGAILRTLGANKKLVRQALLVEFGALGFFAGCIASLAAELSLMALQIVLFKQDVTLHPLIWILGPIVGTIIVTIIGVFASRAVLKVPPIKLLRAF; from the coding sequence ATGTTAGCGTGGAAAATGCTAAAACGGGAGTTTAAGACGGGCGACGTCATGACTCTCATTATTGCGCTTGTCCTGTCCGTGGGCACCGTCACGGGGATCGGTTTCTTTGTTGACCGTTTGCAGAAATCGTTTGAGCTTGGTGCAGCTAATTTGCTCGCTGCAGACAGAGTGATTAGTAGCGACGATCCCATTCCTTTTCAATGGCAACAAAAAGCCTCTAATGATGGTCTAAACACAGCAAACCGAGTTTCATTTTCATCTATGGTATTTTCGGATTCAGGGCTACAACTGGGTCAAATCAGTTCGGTAAGTTCGGCGTATCCCTTACGTGATGCATATCTTGCAGACACTGAACTGTTTGGTACTGGCGTAAAAACCACCTCCGGCCCTAAATCAGGTGAAATTTGGCTGTCTTCTCGATTAGCGAGCCTTCTTAATGTTTCTATAGGGGATACGGTAGACGTTGGAGAGGCGTCGTTCGCTATTACACGATACTTAGTTAGAGATCCTGGGAGCACGGGGTCTGTTTTTTCGATCGCACCAAGAGCGGTAATAAACATTGATGACCTCGAAAAGACGGAAGTAATTATTCCTGGTTCCCGTGTTCGCTACCATTTGCTGTTATCTGGCGAGCAGGATGAACTGCAAGGGTTTGATGAATGGCTCAAGCCTAAACTAACGGATGGTATTAGGCTTAGAACGCCCAAGCAAAGAGGGGAACGTATCGGTGAAACCATTTCTCGTGCGGAATCATTTCTTCTTTTAGCGGGCACACTTGCTGTGGCGCTTTCAGGAGTTGCTATGGCGTTGGCCTCATCTCGTTATGTAAAACGGCATTTAATACAATTTGCGGTTATGAAGACCATGGGAGCGACGCCAAAACGACTGACCAAGATTACTGTTTATCAGTTAGGTGTGTTGTTTTTTATCGGCGCGGCCATCGGTCTATTGCTCGGGTTTCTTATCCAGTTTGTCATTGGGTTGTTGCTCCAAGACCTTATGTCAATCGAATTACCCGCCCCCGATTTTGGCAAGCTATGGCTCGGCGTCGCGACGGGTTTTGTTTCCTTGATTGCTTTTTGTGTTCCATTAATGGCCAGACTTATTCAAGTTAGTCCTTTGTCTGTACTAAATCCTTCTGCCCCTTTTCAAGCGAATGCTTTGGCAATTTATGTTGCGGGGTTAGTGGGGATGTACGCATTGATGTTCATCTATACAGGAGGGATTGCGTTACCCACCATCATGTTTTTAAGCATTGTGGTGATCGCCCTTGTAATTGGTGGCTTAGGTTATTGCTTATTCCGTTTTGGTCGAGCTCAGACTAAGGGAGCTACGACTGGCTGGCAAATTGGATTAGCATCACTCTATAGGCGATTGCTAAGCAACCTTTTTCAGCTGTTAGTGTTTACCGTCATACTTATGCTCGGGCTAATTTTGTATGGTATTCAGGCCAATCTAATAAGCGATTGGCAAAAACAACTGCCAGAGAATACGCCAAACCACTATCTGTTTAATGTACTGAGTGATCAAGTGGATGGTATCACCAAGCTAGCGACCGACAATGACATTCCGATCTCTGATTGGTATCCAATGGTTCGCGGTCGTGTAATTGAAATAAAAGGAGAAGCCGTAAGTGATCTGTATCCTCGCAGAGCGGATGAACCAGATTTGGTGGATAGAGAGATCAATTTAACATGGGCCAACAGTTCAGGCGCAGGCAGTCGTGTTATATCTGGTCGATTTGACGCTGGTGGAATTTCGATCGAATCAGAGGTTGCCAAAGAGGTCAATGTCGGACTTGGCGATGAGCTGACGTTGGACATCGGTGGTATAAAGCTTACTTACCCAGTTACCTCGATTAGAGAGGTGGATTGGGGGAGTATGCAACCGAACTTTTATATTATATTGCCAAAGGCGGCGTTATCACAGTTCCCTGCGAATTTCGTAAGCAGCGTATTTTTAACTCAGTCAGACGCACCAGAGTTTTATAAAGGCATGGCGGACTACCCGACGGTCTCAATGTTAAACGTTGGTGACTTGTTAAAGCAGATTCAAACCATCGTTAATCAACTTTCCAATGCATTACAGTTGGTGTTGTTTTTTATTTTGAGTGCTGGTGGTCTCGTATTGGTTGCAAGTATAAGAGTGACGTTGGATGAACGTCTCGAAGAAGGCGCTATCTTGCGTACTCTTGGTGCAAATAAAAAACTGGTACGTCAGGCGCTATTGGTTGAATTTGGCGCACTTGGCTTCTTTGCAGGCTGCATCGCTTCTCTCGCCGCCGAGCTGAGTTTGATGGCTCTTCAGATTGTTCTTTTCAAACAGGATGTTACCTTGCACCCACTAATTTGGATACTCGGCCCGATCGTTGGCACTATAATTGTTACTATTATAGGTGTATTTGCGTCGCGAGCTGTGTTAAAAGTGCCGCCGATAAAATTACTGCGAGCTTTTTAA
- a CDS encoding arylesterase, whose product MNYLRTLLITTTILLASFHLNAQSVSKVPLNEIDGTLLIMGDSLSAAYNLSVEQGWVALMTKELKPKAPNLSVINASVSGETTQGGLARFSSLLNMHKPKWVFIELGANDGLRGYPLNKAADNLKKMIKMTRDSGAKPLLVGNHLPSNYGKRYTRVFFNMYKNLAEEESIAYVPFMLENVALNERLMLNDGLHPNAKGQEVVLTNLKPFIIELISN is encoded by the coding sequence ATGAATTACTTACGTACATTACTTATAACGACCACAATACTACTCGCAAGTTTCCATCTCAACGCTCAAAGTGTTTCTAAGGTGCCACTTAACGAAATTGACGGCACCCTATTGATCATGGGAGACAGCTTAAGTGCAGCATATAATTTGTCAGTCGAACAAGGATGGGTGGCCTTAATGACAAAAGAGTTAAAGCCTAAAGCGCCCAACCTAAGTGTAATAAACGCAAGCGTTAGTGGAGAGACTACGCAAGGCGGGCTCGCTCGGTTCTCTTCTTTGCTTAATATGCATAAGCCAAAATGGGTGTTCATTGAACTGGGGGCAAACGATGGTCTGCGAGGCTATCCCTTAAACAAGGCGGCAGATAACCTTAAAAAAATGATCAAAATGACACGTGATTCGGGTGCCAAGCCTTTGTTAGTGGGCAACCATCTACCGAGTAATTATGGCAAACGATATACGCGTGTTTTTTTCAACATGTACAAGAACTTAGCAGAAGAAGAAAGCATTGCCTATGTCCCCTTCATGTTGGAAAATGTCGCTTTGAATGAACGTCTAATGCTAAATGATGGCTTACACCCGAATGCCAAAGGGCAAGAGGTTGTTTTAACAAACCTTAAGCCATTTATTATCGAGCTTATAAGTAATTAG